The Numida meleagris isolate 19003 breed g44 Domestic line unplaced genomic scaffold, NumMel1.0 unplaced_Scaffold729, whole genome shotgun sequence DNA window GGGCTGGCTGCGGTGCTCGTCGGTACGCGGAGCTGCCGCCGGCGGGGCCGAACTGCGGGGGCTTTGGGGGCTTCGGGTGGCCGGGGCTGCTCTCGCCTCTGGCCCTCCGGCTTCCTTCCGATCTCATGTCCCTCTCCCCTACCCGCTGCATTCAGCCCGGCTGCCTCCAGCAAGTTCAGCTGGCTGTTCCCTCCGGTCCGGCCTTTCTCTTTGCGCTAATCCGTTCCTTTAGAAATCCCTCCACTCGCTGATGAAGCCTGCACAGCGTTTTCCCCTCACCCCCTTCTCCTGCTAGGTCAGACCTCCTGTGTCATTTGGACACAGGAGTGTCCAAATGGAGTAGAGGAGTAGAGGGATTTTCtaagtttgtttcttgtttttctctcaacAGTgactgtgagcagagcccaggtgCAGCAGGAGCCGTCGGCAGTGACCAGCGAGGGCACCGGCATCAACATTACCTGCTCACACCCCAACATACAGGCCGATTCCATCCACTGGTACCGTCAGTTCCCGGGCCGAGGCCCCGCATTCCTCGTCAGCGCCTTCAAAGActccaaggaggtggtggaCCCGGCGGGGTGGCTGTCGGTATCGGCAGACCGCCGCTCCAGCGCCCTGTGGCTCACGCAGCCCAGGCTCGGGGATGCGGCGGTGTATTACTGCGCCGTGAACCCACGGGGAGAGGAGCCGGGGCTGCGGCCGGGCACGAACCTCAGAGGGCGGGGCCGGGCGAGAGTGGGAGCGTAGTCCCGTCCGGGCCCGCAGGGGGCGCTGCGTCCAGGGCCGCCAAACTCCATCCTGACCAGGATGAACTTCCCTGAGTTCTCGAGAGAATTGAGCACGGCACCCGCAGCAGCGATTGATGGAGGCCAGTGTGAGTCAGACACAGTTATGTCTGAAGTGGGCAAAATGCCATAACTGGCAACACGAGCTGTGTTGGACAGCGCAGTGACCTCCTCACATTTACACCACATCTGCTATGCTCTCCTGCCTCCCCAGTGCTGCGCTGATGAGAGCAGGAGTAGCCCTGTTCCTAAGCAGGGTGGCTGCAAAAGGTCAAATTGAACATTGGCAGTAAGCTCAGACTTCAAGGTCTGTAAACAAGGCCTGCAATACAGATAACAGCTAAGctttaatagaatcatagaatggcttgtcttggaagggacctcaagcTCCGACCCTCCTGCCAGAGGCAGGGCCATCAACCTCCACATCTAGTAcgagaccaggctgcccaggaccccatccatcctggccttgaacacctccaaggacggggcattcacagcctctcttggcagcctgtttcagcacctcaccactctcttaGTAAtgaacttccccctgatatccaaccgAAATCTTCTCTCCTTCATCTGAGAaccatgtccccttgtcctgccattatctacccttgtaaagagttgactcccctcctgtttgtaggctccccTTAGGCAcagaaaggctgcaatgaggtcaccccgcagcctttCTAACAAAGCCCTCCAAGAGTACAGAAAGGTTTTTTATGATAGTACTTTTTTCCCAGCCAATGACCAAAAAATGTCACGGTTAACCCCAGTTAGGCCCAGTTCCATGTCAGGAGGCGAAACGACCCATGGTCCTAGGCCCTGAGAAAGGGGGAAGAGGGATAgagaaaaggtagggagatgggcctaaaaacaaagcatcagaAACATGCTAATCATGaaaactgatttactaaatattatagCAGAATGTGAGATAACACAATGTAACATAATATAactggaattgaagctaataaaccaaataaatgagagagagtttccaaaatcTAAAAgtcttactctaatgctgaagacAAGATGGCTAGGgtgcacacactgcagagatgagcagaaagagaGCAAACCGTGACTCCCAAGAAGTTTTATATTTCCCTCTGAAATGGAACAGTGAAGTCTTCCAGGAGCTGTcgttcttctcttctgaaatagGTAACCAGAACTATTGACAATCCACAggactgcagcattaactctttaactcctaGTGCAGtacatgatgtggaataccgataataaaaatagtaaaaccatgacaccagtGAGGTGGGCTGGAGTGCTGGGTTTCAGTTCTCTTCCTCATCCAGCTGCCCTCTGGAGAAATTGCTTGATCTCCTTCGGCTCCTCTCACTGGGCTTTCCCTGCACATCTGCAAACTGTCAGTTCATCTGGAGCCTtgtcctgctcacagcactgcaccTTGCCCTGCCAGAAAAGTTGCCCCCTTAGTCCCCCCTGAGTCAACTCAGCTCCCCATGGCCTCAGCTCCCGCCTCTCCgactgtgtgtgtgcatgagcATGGGTGATGAGTGCACACACCTACCTGAAGTGTGCAcaagtttttgtttctgtgagtgCATTGTTTACATGTGCTTTTGTGAGTGCACTGATGTAATTACACCTGCATGCAGGCACAGGTGTGCCATAGCCAGGGATATCTTCTTCAGCTGCAAGGAACAGTATCCAAGAGAGGAGCCTCTGCAGTGTGTCACAACCTCCCATTCTTCTCAGAATGGAGAAGGATCTCCATAAACACACATCTTATGCTCACCAAGATCAACACCATTCTCCCTGGGCATCTCTGGAGGCCACATGCAGTGGAAAGTAACATCAAAAGCTCAAATGAGATGCAGAAATCTTTAATGAATGtttagagaggaaaatgagGTCACAACCAGCAGAGGCTCCTCAGTGCAGGATTTGTCCAATCCCAAGTTTGAGCTCATGCAGGGCATGTGCCTGTGTTTTAGCAGAGAACGGACTGGTTGTGAGGAGACTCATAGTCTGcaggaacagaagcagaagaaaaaggggggagggaggaagaaaatggagagaaaggggtatagaggaaaaaaaaaagagacttgagccatgttttcagaaaacttgCCCCTTCCTCTCAGTATTTCCTAGAGTAGCTGTGTGTGGTCAGGAATTCTGAAAGCAGTGGGTTGAAGATCCCTTTTTTATCCAGCAACGCATTCGtagtttctgaaataatttctccaGGACCACCGCCTGTGGCTTGACCATGGAGGGCAACTTCTGCTGCAGTAGCGACTGCCGAAGCTGGACAAGTCAAAGCCCCCCGAGGGCACGCCctcagagctgaggatgctgccaacagcagcggAGGTGGACAATCCCACGGCGGTGTTCTgcgggaaggagctgaggatgggtcCGGGCAGGGTCACCACCACGGGAGAGGGCTCAATGACAATGGTGGAGTTCTGGCACTGCCTGACACAGGGCTCATTGCAGCTGGTGGCCAGAGGGGTGGGGCCGCAGGGCCGGCAGGGTACACACTGGCTGTAGCAGGACATGTCTTGGGGCTGGTGATACACCTAGGagagaggaataaaaggaaGTAGTGCACAAGGATGTATGAAGGACAGCCTGGATAGCCTCTCACACAGGAGCAGAGGCAACTACTAAGGATGGAGGAGAAGGCTGTGATGGCAGGTCACATCACTTCATTGTGCCAGGGCCATACAAAGAACAGTCTGGTCCTGGGAGACTCTGACAATCTGTATAAAACTTAAACCATGGAAGTTGTCCCAAGTACTCTCTACACAGACCTTATCCCCTCTACTGTCTCCCATCGCAAGGACCTCCACAATCTGATGACTGTTGAgacaaaaaatcattttttaagagaagaagAGAGGGCTTCACACTAAGCTGGTTCCCAGCGAGAAGGACCAAAGGAAATGGATGGGAAAGTTGGGAATTGGGCTGCTACTGGTCCTTCACTGCTGCAGGCCCACAGGCACCACTGAAACAGGCAATGATTTTATGGCAAGCTCACTGTGAATGCAAGCCATCCCTGCTGCGTTTTGGTTTCCTGCAGTGCTACCTCTTCATTTCCAGATTTCTGCCATGCCCATTCTCTAATGAAGGTTTCTTTAAAGTGCTATGATGAAAGGACCATAGATTTATAGAGCAGGATTGCATTGGTGAGGCAGATGACTTCAGCCCAAATCTAGTCTTTCTCTGAAGCCTCCCAGCAGATTCCAAAACCCATCTGCTTCCATAAGGCCATCCCATCTCCTGGCTCAGGTGAAAAGAAGTTTCTATGGGCATCCACTGGCTCCTCTGGGATGAAGCAGTCCTTATTTTCAGAGGCTGCTTGTCAGAGGATGCAGCAACTGGGAGAGAAGGGAATACCTAGAGAGCAGTAGGAGGGATGTAGTGACTCTGCATCTGGGACCAAGGGCttcaaaaaaagcagcagtgaccCTGGAAATCTTAGAGGcttggaaaggagaagaggacATTGGTGACCAAACTGATTCTTCTGGTATTCAACAGACCATCTCAACTAACCTACAGTCCTGTTTGTCATTATCTTTTCCATGTCTCTCCTCATCTTGATAGGAATGGCCTTACCTTTGTCACTGTGGGAAGGGAAAGGCACCTGAGGATCTTAGTGCGTATCTTCCTCAACAAGTTTATCTTCTTGGAGATCTGGTATATCATTGTTCCCAAAACTCTGGAGAATTTCTGCATCATCAGGAGAAACATTTGTGTTTCCACATGAAAGGTACAGTCATCTGAGTATTACTGAATGCCTAATCTTCTCACTGTTACTCTTTGACTGACATCCAAAATATATTGCATTACACCAGGAATATCGTTGTCCATTTCTACAGTGATGCTGGGTCTTCTCTGAGCCTGGCCGTTGGGACAGGAACATGATGGTTCCTGCTTTTGCTGCCCAAGATGCTCTGGTTTTCATGGTAGTTTCCGACATCTGCATCATCTTCAAAGTTCTCTCCGCTCCCTCTCCTTTCACTCACCAGAAGGCATTCTCCACTTGTGCTTCCATCACACCATGCTTCAAATTTTTTTTAGGAGATTTCTTGAAATAGATACAAGAGAATGTGTTGCAATTAACGTAGAAATGAAGAGGCTTatggtttaattttttattaatccCATATAGAGAAAGTGTATGGAGTCAATGATTCTTGTCTGTTTATCTGTTGTACCTCAGGGTATCCTATGATTCCACGATTCCCTGCATTTCACAGATGATGACATAATCTGTGgatattgtcttttttttaataaaaaaaggatCCAGGAGTGGCCTGGCTGAAGGTGTGACTGCAAGTCGCTAggtggaaaacaaaaggaaatgcaaagcacaGGAAACCTGTGGATTTTCTCATGTTGGGAACAACTGGGCCTAGTAAGACACTGTGCTGAAGAGTGCTATGGTTGGGACACCCTCATATGTATCACTGAACGTATAGTTCTCTCAGCATTGCCCTTTGATTGACATACACAATATATTCCATTACATCAGGAATATCATTGTCCATTTCTCCTGTGATGCTGGGTCTGTTCTTACCCAGGCCTTTGGCACGGGAACTTGATGGTTCCTGTCCTTAATGTCCAAGGTGCTCAGCTTTTCATGGTAGCTCCTGACATCTGCGTCATCTTCAGTGttcttcctgctcctttcaCTCCTTTCACTCAACAGAAGGCATTCTCCACTTCTGCTTCCATCTCACCAGAGTTCCCATCTTTTGAGATTTCTTGAAATAGATACAAGACAATGTGTTGCAACTGAAAGAGAACTGAAGAGActtatggttttgtttttcattaagcTTGTGTAGAGAAAGAAGATGTAGTCAATGATTCTTGTCTGTTTGTCTGTTCTACCTCAGTTTATCTTACGATTCCAAGATTCCCTGCATTTCACAGATGACAAGATGATCTGTGGACATTGTGGTTTTCCAATAAAAGAAGGACCCAGGAGTGGCCTGGCTGACAGTGTGATTTCAAGTTCtgtggaaaacaacagaaaaggcaAGGCACAGGGAACCTGTGGATTTTCTCATCGTGGGAACAACAGCGCCCAGCATGACACTGTGCGGAAGAGTGCTACGCTTGGGACACCCTCACATGCAACACCATTCAAATCCAGCCCGGCCCTCATCCCCCAAATGCAACTTCAATAGAgacctcccagcagcagcccttccaCACTGTTGAGGCTTGGCTGAAGTGCAGGAGATCTGATTGCAAGTGCACAGAGCCTGGGGGAAAGCAGGGGAATTCCAGTATCAATCTACATCACCCCACGGGGAGAAACACACACTTGCCATGCTTTGAAAATCCTTCCCTTAAAAAACATGCCTAGACAAAATGGTTTGGCATTTGCTAGATTTAACTCTTCCTTTGCAAACATTACATGTATTTGTTCTAATTCTCCAGTGAGATCCACTACTAAGTCTAGTTAGCTTTTACTACTGTTAAAAGATTGCCTAGAAGCCACCCTTCCTCCAGCGAATGTACTGCAACAGGAAACATCTTCACCCAcacattttctgctgtgcttttctttagactccctcagccctgctgccttgATTCTCTGCCCCTGATGAGATGGGGCAAGGACTAACCATGGGCTTCCATCCCCACATCATTATAGAGATGGGGTCAGTGAATCACCTCGTGCATCCCTAAGCCTCCAACCTAACCTGGAGACAGAGCTCTTCCT harbors:
- the LOC110391996 gene encoding feather keratin Cos1-1/Cos1-3/Cos2-1-like, translated to MSCYSQCVPCRPCGPTPLATSCNEPCVRQCQNSTIVIEPSPVVVTLPGPILSSFPQNTAVGLSTSAAVGSILSSEGVPSGGFDLSSFGSRYCSRSCPPWSSHRRWSWRNYFRNYECVAG